Within Butyrivibrio fibrisolvens, the genomic segment TTATCATATTTTTAATCATATTTTAATATTATTTTGTATTGCGTATTGTTATTAAGAGTTTTATAATCAAAATAGAGTAAATAGAATGATTGTTTTTAGTAAGATAAGTTCTATGAATATGTCTTAAAGCCTACGGACAGGCTTAAGGAGTAAGTTATGAGTATGAATGTAGCAGGTGTTTCAAGCTACCATTCCAACACAGGGAAGTGGATGAAACAACTAATAAGTGGAAAAAAGATAAACTCCGCAGCTGACGATGCTGCTGGCAGCGCCATAGCCCAGAAGCTTAAAAGCGCTACAACAAGTGCCAATGTCAGCGCTTCCAATTATAATTCGCAGATTCTAAAGAGTAATGTTGCTGATGGCGCCATGAGCGGTATGAATTCATACCTGTCTGATATGACTTCAAAAAGCGTACAGGCTTCCAATGACACTTTGACAGGAAGTGATAAGTCTACCATCTATGATCACATGAATGTTCTAAGTAAGGGTGTATCTTCACTTTCAAATACTACCTACAATGAACAGAATGTTATCTCACAGGACGTGGCATCATCTGCTACTCCATCAGGCTTTGATCTTAGCTCTATAGAAAGTGCAACAGACTCGTTATATTCTGCAATGGCCGCGAACGGAGCTGCAAGTAATGCAGCATCACATGCAGCCAATATAGCATCTATTTCTGAGATCAATCAAGCAGCAGCTCTTAGCCGTATAGAAGATGCGGATATGGCAGCTGCGTCTGTAGGAC encodes:
- a CDS encoding flagellin — encoded protein: MSMNVAGVSSYHSNTGKWMKQLISGKKINSAADDAAGSAIAQKLKSATTSANVSASNYNSQILKSNVADGAMSGMNSYLSDMTSKSVQASNDTLTGSDKSTIYDHMNVLSKGVSSLSNTTYNEQNVISQDVASSATPSGFDLSSIESATDSLYSAMAANGAASNAASHAANIASISEINQAAALSRIEDADMAAASVGLNTSKTLDQVNNAMLKKQMEDQEEDNKRILGVS